A genomic window from Serratia liquefaciens includes:
- a CDS encoding ABC transporter permease — protein sequence MSNIGFNAAGAAPRYASARRHQRPGLFIVAVAILLSLLALLPLGFVISVAFETGWPTVKALVFRPRVAELLLNTLLLVLFTLPICALLGVTLAWLTERTTLPGRRFWSLLATAPLAVPAFVQSYAWISLVPSMHGLGAGVFISVIAYFPFIYLPAAAVLRRLDPGIEDVATSLGTRPLAVFFRVVLPQLKLAIWGGSLLIALHLLAEYGLYAMIRFDTFTTAIFDQFQSTFNGPAANMLAGVLVLCCLVLLLLEAGSRGRARYARVGSGSARSQNAYRLGPVATLFGLLLPLALTALALGVPFITLARWLTLGGVEVWRNAELLPALLQTLSLAAGGALLITLCAIPMAWLSVRYPARLYRVLEGCNYVTSSLPGIVVALALVTVTIHSFRPIYQTEITLLLAYLLMFMPRALINLRAGIAQAPVELENVARSLGRSPAQALWSTTLRLAAPGAAAGAALVFLAISNELTATLLLAPNGTRTLATAFWALTSEIDYVAAAPYALIMVALSLPLTWLLYSQSKRTAGL from the coding sequence ATGTCGAATATAGGTTTCAACGCTGCCGGTGCAGCGCCACGTTATGCTTCAGCCCGACGCCATCAGCGCCCGGGACTGTTTATCGTGGCGGTCGCCATTTTACTCTCCCTGCTGGCACTGCTACCGTTGGGGTTTGTCATTAGCGTGGCGTTTGAAACCGGTTGGCCCACGGTGAAAGCTCTGGTATTTCGCCCCCGGGTGGCCGAACTGCTGCTAAATACCCTGCTGCTGGTTCTCTTCACGCTGCCGATTTGCGCCCTGCTGGGAGTAACGCTGGCCTGGTTGACTGAACGTACCACTTTGCCGGGTCGTCGTTTTTGGTCGCTGTTGGCGACCGCGCCGCTGGCGGTTCCTGCCTTCGTGCAAAGTTACGCCTGGATCAGCCTGGTGCCTTCGATGCATGGGTTGGGGGCTGGGGTCTTTATTTCGGTCATCGCCTATTTTCCGTTTATTTATCTGCCGGCCGCGGCCGTATTGCGCCGACTGGATCCCGGTATTGAAGACGTCGCCACTTCTCTGGGTACCCGCCCGTTGGCGGTATTTTTCCGCGTGGTATTGCCGCAGCTAAAACTGGCAATCTGGGGGGGCTCGCTGCTGATCGCCCTGCATTTGCTGGCGGAGTACGGTCTGTACGCAATGATCCGCTTCGACACCTTCACCACCGCCATTTTCGATCAGTTCCAGTCTACGTTTAACGGCCCGGCGGCCAATATGCTGGCCGGGGTACTGGTGCTTTGCTGCCTGGTGCTGTTGCTGCTGGAAGCCGGCAGCCGGGGCCGGGCACGCTATGCCCGCGTCGGTTCCGGTAGCGCCCGCAGCCAGAATGCTTACCGCCTTGGGCCTGTCGCTACCCTGTTCGGCCTGCTGCTGCCCCTGGCACTCACCGCGCTGGCGCTGGGCGTGCCCTTTATCACCCTGGCCCGCTGGCTGACTTTGGGTGGGGTTGAGGTCTGGCGCAATGCCGAACTGCTGCCGGCCCTGTTGCAAACGCTGTCGCTGGCGGCCGGCGGAGCCCTGTTGATCACCTTGTGCGCCATTCCAATGGCCTGGCTTTCGGTACGCTACCCCGCACGACTGTATCGGGTTCTGGAGGGTTGCAATTATGTCACCAGTTCGCTGCCCGGAATTGTGGTGGCGTTGGCGCTGGTGACGGTCACCATTCACAGCTTCCGCCCGATTTATCAAACCGAAATTACCCTGCTGTTGGCCTATCTGCTGATGTTTATGCCCCGGGCATTGATCAACCTGCGCGCCGGAATTGCCCAAGCGCCGGTTGAACTGGAAAATGTGGCCCGCAGCCTCGGCCGTTCCCCTGCCCAGGCTCTTTGGAGTACCACGCTGCGACTGGCGGCTCCCGGCGCAGCCGCCGGTGCGGCACTGGTATTTCTGGCCATCTCCAATGAGCTGACCGCCACGCTGCTGCTGGCGCCTAATGGCACACGTACGCTGGCCACCGCTTTTTGGGCACTGACCAGCGAGATCGACTATGTAGCGGCGGCCCCCTACGCGCTGATTATGGTGGCGTTGTCCCTGCCACTGACCTGGCTTCTTTATTCTCAATCCAAACGCACGGCGGGATTATGA
- a CDS encoding ABC transporter ATP-binding protein translates to MSTLELQGIGKSYNAVKVLEHIDLQVAPGSRTAIVGPSGSGKTTLLRIIAGFEIPDSGQVILQGHSMDNGSGWVPAHLRGIGFVPQDGALFPHFTVAGNIGFGLKGSKSDKQLRIDALMDMVALDRRLGALWPHELSGGQQQRVALARALSQQPKLMLLDEPFSALDTGLRAATRKAVAELLAEAKVASILVTHDQTEALSFADQVAVMRNGRLAQVGPPQDLYLRPVDEPTATFLGETLVLSAELEQGWAQCALGRIAVDDPARRGPARIMLRPEQVQISQSNSQHPGQAVVTHIDFAGFVSTLNLRMADSGTTIEIKTVSREGLRAGTLVNLNIIGQAHIFAG, encoded by the coding sequence ATGAGCACGCTTGAACTACAAGGCATCGGCAAGTCCTATAACGCAGTCAAAGTGCTGGAGCATATTGATTTGCAGGTTGCACCAGGCAGCCGCACCGCGATCGTCGGCCCTTCCGGCTCGGGGAAAACCACCCTGTTGCGCATCATTGCCGGTTTCGAAATACCGGACAGCGGTCAGGTGATACTGCAAGGCCACTCGATGGACAATGGCAGCGGCTGGGTACCGGCGCACCTGCGTGGCATTGGTTTTGTGCCGCAAGATGGCGCGCTGTTTCCGCACTTTACCGTAGCGGGCAACATAGGTTTTGGCCTGAAAGGCAGCAAGAGTGACAAGCAGCTGCGTATAGATGCGCTGATGGACATGGTGGCGCTGGATCGCCGTCTGGGCGCACTGTGGCCACATGAGCTTTCTGGCGGTCAACAGCAACGCGTGGCGTTAGCCCGGGCGCTCTCCCAGCAGCCTAAATTGATGTTGCTGGATGAGCCCTTTTCCGCTCTGGATACCGGCTTGCGTGCCGCGACCCGAAAAGCAGTGGCGGAACTGTTGGCCGAAGCCAAAGTGGCGTCTATTTTGGTGACCCACGATCAGACCGAAGCCCTGTCATTTGCCGACCAGGTGGCGGTGATGCGCAATGGGCGTCTGGCACAGGTTGGGCCACCGCAGGATCTTTATCTACGCCCGGTGGACGAGCCTACTGCCACCTTTTTAGGTGAGACGCTGGTGCTTTCCGCCGAGCTTGAACAGGGTTGGGCCCAGTGCGCACTGGGGCGGATTGCCGTCGACGATCCTGCCCGCCGGGGGCCAGCCCGGATTATGCTGCGCCCGGAGCAAGTTCAAATCAGCCAGTCCAATTCCCAACATCCAGGCCAGGCCGTGGTGACCCATATAGATTTCGCCGGTTTTGTCTCCACCTTGAACCTGCGTATGGCCGACAGTGGCACGACGATCGAAATTAAAACTGTCAGCCGAGAAGGCCTGCGGGCCGGCACCCTCGTCAATCTGAATATCATCGGTCAGGCACATATTTTTGCCGGGTAA
- the fusA gene encoding elongation factor G, producing the protein MARTTPLERYRNIGISAHIDAGKTTTTERILFYTGVSHKLGEVHDGAATMDWMAQEQERGITITSAATTCFWNGMQHNYPQHRINIIDTPGHVDFTIEVERSMRVLDGAVMVYDSVGGVQPQSETVWRQANKYKVPRLAFVNKMDRVGADFFRVRKMMIERLKANPVPIVIPIGAEDHFTGVVDLVSMKAILWDEATQGMSFSFEEIPTDLRESAQEWRDKMVEAAAEGSEELMDKYLNQEPLSEEEIVRGLRLRTVAGEIQPMLCGSAFRNKGVQRMLDAVIELMPSPLDVPPMEGHDERDNIVIRRASDDEKFSALAFKLMTDPFVGQLTFVRVYSGVLAKGSSVYNPVKGKKERIGRIVQMHANDRKDVEELHAGDIAACVGLKDVTTGDTLCDPNAIITLEKMVFPEPVIAQAIEPKTKADQERMGIALQRLSSEDPSFRVRTDEESGQTIIYGMGELHLEIIVDRMRREFGVATTTGKPQVSYRETIRKRVTDVEGKFVRQSGGKGQYGHVVLTVEPNEPGKGFEFFDEIKGGVIPGEFIPAVRKGVLEALNNGVLAGYQVVDVKVHLTFGSYHDVDSSEQAFRMAAIFGFKEACRQADPVILEPIMSVEVETPEDYAGSVMGDLSSRRGLVQGMEDIPGGGGKEIHAKVPLSEMFGYSTTLRSMSQGRATYTMEFSHYAEAPRNVAEEIIHHSKK; encoded by the coding sequence ATGGCACGTACTACCCCCCTCGAGCGCTACCGCAATATCGGCATTTCGGCGCACATCGATGCCGGCAAAACCACCACCACCGAGCGGATTCTGTTTTACACCGGGGTCAGTCACAAGCTGGGCGAAGTGCACGACGGCGCCGCCACCATGGACTGGATGGCGCAGGAGCAGGAACGCGGCATTACCATTACTTCGGCGGCGACGACCTGTTTCTGGAACGGCATGCAGCATAATTATCCGCAGCACCGCATCAATATTATAGACACCCCCGGGCACGTAGACTTTACCATTGAGGTTGAGCGCTCCATGCGCGTGCTTGACGGTGCGGTCATGGTCTACGACTCGGTGGGTGGCGTGCAGCCGCAGTCGGAAACCGTCTGGCGCCAGGCCAATAAATACAAGGTGCCGCGGCTGGCGTTCGTCAACAAAATGGACCGCGTGGGCGCTGACTTTTTCCGCGTGCGCAAAATGATGATCGAGCGCCTTAAGGCCAATCCGGTACCGATCGTCATTCCTATTGGGGCCGAAGACCACTTCACCGGCGTGGTGGATTTGGTGAGCATGAAAGCCATCCTGTGGGACGAAGCGACCCAGGGGATGAGTTTCAGCTTTGAAGAGATCCCGACGGACCTGCGCGAATCGGCACAGGAATGGCGGGATAAAATGGTCGAAGCTGCCGCCGAAGGTTCGGAAGAGCTGATGGACAAGTACCTCAATCAGGAGCCCCTCAGCGAAGAAGAGATCGTTCGCGGCCTGCGCCTGCGCACCGTAGCCGGTGAAATTCAGCCGATGCTGTGCGGTTCCGCATTCCGCAACAAAGGGGTGCAGCGTATGCTGGACGCGGTGATTGAGCTGATGCCCTCGCCGCTTGACGTTCCACCGATGGAAGGCCATGACGAGCGTGACAATATCGTGATCCGCCGGGCGTCTGACGATGAGAAGTTCTCTGCGCTGGCGTTCAAGCTGATGACCGATCCCTTCGTTGGCCAACTGACCTTTGTACGGGTGTATTCCGGCGTGCTGGCCAAAGGCAGCAGCGTTTACAACCCGGTGAAAGGCAAGAAGGAGCGCATTGGCCGCATCGTGCAAATGCACGCCAACGATCGTAAGGATGTCGAAGAACTGCACGCCGGTGATATAGCCGCCTGCGTCGGATTAAAAGACGTCACCACCGGCGACACCCTGTGCGATCCCAACGCCATTATCACGCTGGAAAAAATGGTCTTCCCGGAACCGGTTATCGCTCAGGCGATTGAGCCTAAAACCAAAGCCGATCAGGAGAGAATGGGCATCGCGCTGCAACGCCTTTCTTCAGAGGACCCGTCATTCCGCGTGCGCACCGATGAAGAGTCGGGCCAGACCATTATTTACGGTATGGGCGAACTGCATTTGGAAATTATCGTCGATCGCATGCGTCGCGAGTTCGGCGTGGCGACCACCACCGGCAAACCGCAGGTTTCCTACCGCGAAACCATCCGCAAGCGCGTGACCGACGTGGAAGGCAAATTCGTGCGCCAGTCCGGTGGTAAAGGCCAGTACGGCCACGTGGTATTGACGGTGGAACCTAATGAGCCGGGCAAGGGTTTTGAATTCTTCGATGAAATCAAAGGCGGCGTGATCCCGGGTGAATTTATCCCGGCGGTGAGAAAAGGCGTGCTGGAAGCGTTGAATAACGGCGTGCTGGCCGGCTATCAGGTGGTGGATGTCAAAGTACACCTGACCTTCGGCTCTTATCACGACGTCGACTCTTCGGAGCAGGCCTTCCGCATGGCGGCCATCTTTGGTTTTAAAGAGGCCTGCCGTCAGGCGGATCCGGTGATTCTCGAACCCATCATGTCGGTAGAGGTAGAAACGCCGGAAGATTACGCCGGCAGCGTAATGGGCGATCTGTCGTCACGGCGCGGATTGGTTCAAGGGATGGAAGATATCCCGGGCGGCGGCGGCAAGGAAATTCACGCCAAGGTGCCGCTGTCCGAGATGTTTGGCTATTCCACCACCTTACGTTCAATGTCGCAGGGGCGCGCCACCTACACCATGGAGTTCAGCCACTACGCCGAAGCGCCGCGTAACGTAGCCGAAGAGATCATCCACCACAGTAAAAAGTAA
- a CDS encoding DMT family transporter, with amino-acid sequence MFVGVLFALSAGLMWGLIFVGPVLIPEYPAALQSTGRYLAFGLIALPLAWFDRHRLKKLHRHDWLEALKLTAIGNLLYYLCLASAIQRTGAPVSTMIIGTLPVVISVTANLFYSRHDGRLSWRKLTPALVLIACGLALVNVAELQGNTAPIDVWRYTSGLGLALLAVACWTWFPLRNSRWLRENPNHRPATWATAQGLATLPLALLGYLVVCGHLALTRPEFALPFGPRPEVFVPLMMTIGILCSWIGALCWNEASQRLPTVLVGPLIVFEILAGLAYTFMLRQAWPPLLTLGGIACLIVGVVSAMRIKPQSVVVSVGAKE; translated from the coding sequence ATGTTTGTCGGCGTGTTATTTGCCTTGTCTGCCGGGCTGATGTGGGGGCTGATTTTTGTCGGCCCGGTGTTAATCCCTGAATACCCGGCGGCGTTGCAGTCGACCGGGCGCTATCTGGCCTTTGGGCTGATTGCCTTGCCGTTGGCCTGGTTTGATCGTCATCGTCTGAAAAAGTTACATCGTCACGATTGGCTGGAGGCGTTAAAGCTGACGGCGATTGGCAACCTGCTGTATTACCTGTGCCTGGCGAGTGCCATTCAACGTACTGGCGCGCCGGTCTCTACCATGATTATCGGTACGCTGCCGGTGGTTATCTCGGTGACCGCCAACCTGTTTTACAGCCGACACGATGGGCGGCTTTCCTGGCGCAAACTGACGCCGGCGCTGGTGCTGATTGCCTGCGGTCTGGCGTTGGTCAACGTTGCCGAACTGCAGGGCAATACGGCCCCGATCGACGTCTGGCGTTATACCAGCGGCTTGGGCCTGGCGCTGCTGGCGGTGGCGTGCTGGACCTGGTTCCCGTTGCGCAATTCCCGCTGGCTGCGCGAGAACCCGAACCACAGGCCCGCGACCTGGGCGACCGCGCAGGGCCTGGCGACGCTGCCGCTGGCGCTGCTCGGCTATTTGGTGGTTTGCGGTCATTTGGCCCTTACCCGGCCCGAGTTTGCGTTGCCTTTCGGACCCAGGCCGGAGGTGTTCGTGCCCTTGATGATGACTATCGGCATTCTGTGTTCGTGGATTGGCGCTCTGTGTTGGAATGAGGCGAGTCAGCGTCTGCCGACGGTGTTGGTCGGGCCGCTGATCGTCTTCGAAATTCTGGCCGGCTTGGCTTACACCTTTATGCTGCGCCAGGCCTGGCCACCGTTGCTGACGCTGGGCGGTATCGCCTGCCTGATAGTGGGGGTGGTGTCGGCGATGCGGATCAAGCCGCAGTCGGTGGTGGTCAGCGTTGGGGCCAAGGAGTAA
- a CDS encoding AraC family transcriptional regulator, which produces MQGVPQQFPFEKDSAQFRHLPQMPGVELYHAHIERYVFEPHTHDAFAIGTVDSGAERFRYRGAQHLAAPGSLILMNPDELHTGESETAGGWNYRMLYLEPHTLERLSGEQGFWFTDAIRQDPLAARQLSATLAALWQARDPLTIDDLLMQVISIFRPHIQAARPLKAEAAHRFDIVKSYLHDNFASVITLDQLAALVSLSPYHFLRKFKAQYHVSPQQMLMAIRLSQAKQMLGRGMPAAQVAAAAGLTDQAHLTRAFANRYGVTPVRYQKQVTNR; this is translated from the coding sequence GTGCAGGGTGTTCCACAACAGTTTCCCTTTGAGAAAGACAGCGCGCAGTTTCGGCATCTACCGCAGATGCCGGGCGTTGAGCTTTATCACGCGCATATTGAGCGCTACGTTTTTGAGCCGCACACCCACGATGCTTTCGCCATTGGTACCGTCGATTCGGGGGCTGAGCGCTTTCGCTATCGCGGAGCACAACATTTGGCGGCGCCGGGTTCGCTGATATTGATGAACCCGGACGAGTTGCACACCGGCGAGTCGGAAACCGCCGGCGGCTGGAATTATCGGATGCTTTATCTTGAACCGCACACGCTGGAACGGCTGTCCGGTGAGCAGGGGTTTTGGTTCACCGATGCCATACGCCAGGATCCGTTAGCTGCACGGCAGTTGTCCGCCACGCTGGCCGCACTGTGGCAGGCTCGTGATCCGCTGACCATCGACGATCTTCTGATGCAGGTCATCAGCATTTTCCGTCCGCATATCCAGGCTGCACGCCCGTTGAAAGCAGAAGCGGCGCACCGTTTTGATATCGTCAAAAGCTATCTGCACGATAATTTTGCTTCCGTCATTACGCTCGATCAGTTGGCGGCGCTGGTTTCTCTCAGTCCCTATCATTTTCTGCGTAAATTCAAAGCCCAATACCATGTATCCCCTCAACAAATGCTGATGGCGATCCGCCTGTCACAGGCCAAACAGATGCTCGGGCGCGGCATGCCTGCGGCACAGGTGGCCGCCGCAGCGGGGTTGACCGATCAGGCGCATTTGACGCGCGCTTTTGCCAATCGTTACGGTGTCACACCAGTGCGCTACCAGAAACAGGTCACCAACCGCTAA